Sequence from the Luteibacter aegosomaticola genome:
CTGCTCTCGGCGGCCAACGGCCCGGCTATCGGACCATCCAGCAGGCACGCCGTCGACGCGGCGAACTTGATGAGCATCGCCAACGCCACAAGCATCCACGCCCCACGATGGAGGCGAAGACGCTGGAAGAAGCTGGCGGCGGGGGTACGCATCCAGGAAGCCTAAGCGGGGCGGCGAGTGTTAGACAATCACGCCGCCTAGCATGCGGGGGCCCGAAAGATGTTCGATCGAATCGATGATCTTCATGCATGTGTTCGCTCGTGTTGGGCCACGACGGCCCCCACAACGCATCGGTGGGCGGAGCATTCCTAAGAGGCAATCCATGAAACAACGTACTTTCCTTATCACCGGCGCCAGCAAGGGCATCGGCCGCGCACTGTCCGAGATGCTGGCGGCCCAGGGCCATCGCGTCGTCGGCGTGGCACGCAGCGCGAACGATCCGTCGTTCCCCGGCGAGCTGGTCGCTATCGATCTCGCCGACCGTGAGGCGACCGAGGCTGGTCTTGCGGCGCTTGTAGCGCGCTATGACTTCGACGGCGTGGTGAACAACGTGGCGCTCGTCCGCCCGCAACGTCTCGGCGAAGTCGATCTCGATGAACTCGACCTCACCTTTCGTGTGAACCTGCATCCCACCGTGCAAGCCGTACAGGCGCTGCTTCCGGGCATGCGCGAGCGCGGCTGGGGCCGCATCGTCAACATCTCGAGCCTCACCATCCTTGGCATGGTGGAACGCACCGCATATGCCGCGGCGAAGAGCGCCATGGTCAGCTTCACGCGCTCGTGGGGTCTTGAGCTCGCGCGTACCGGCATCACGGTTAATGCCGTCGCACCGGGCCCGACCGAGACGGTGCTTTTCCGCGAGAACAACCCGCCCGGCAGCGAAGGCGAACAGCGCTACCTCGCCTCCGTGCCGATGCACCGCTTCGGTAAACCCGAGGAAATCGCAGCGACCATCGCGTTCCTGCTGGGCGACGAAGCGTCGTTCATGACGGGCCAGACGCTATTCGTCGATGGCGGCGCCTCGATCGGCAAGCTGCCGTTCTGAGGCGCCTCCCCGTTGCCGCCGGTTACGCAACCGCAGCGGCGTAGTCCATGTTCCGCAGGTCTTCAAGCATGCTCACCCCCTTCGGCGTCCAGTTCAGCCGCTCGCGGGTGAGCTTGCTGGAGGCCGTAAGGTCGAGGCTGGTGAACATGGCGAGCCAACCGAAGTGCGCCTGCGCTTCTTCCGGCGTGAGCGACTTCAGCGGCAGGTTCAGGCCTTCGGCGATCACCGTGGCGATGTCGCGGACCACGACGCCCTCTTCGTCCACCGCGTTGTAGCGTGCGCCGGGCTCGGCACGTTCCACCGCGAGGCGATAGAGGTGGGCGACGTCATCGACGTGCGCGGCCGGCCAGCGGTTGCGACCTTCACCGACGTAACCGACGAGGCCCTGTGCCCGCGAGATCTCGATGAACGGCGAAATCAGGCCCTGCTTCTTCGTGTCGTGCACCTGGGGCAGGCGCACCACGCCAACATTCACACCGGCCTCGAGCTGGGCCTGGCCTTCCTGCTCCGAAGCCACGCGCGGGTTCGGGTGCTGGAAATTGACGATGTCCTCGCGGGCGATGCCGTGGTCCGGGCCCTGGCCGAGGCCGGTGCCCGAGGTGATCAGGAGCGGGCGGTTCGAGCCCTTGAGGACGGAACCGAGCGCGGCGATGACCCGGCGGTCCTTCTCACAGTTGGCGACGAAGTTGGAGAAGTCGTGGTCGAAGGCGGTGTGGATCACGGCATCCGCGTTGGCGGCGCCGGCGCGGATGCTATCCACGTCTTCGAGCGTGGCGCGGTGGGCTTCCGCACCCGCCGCGTTGAGCCAGGCCGCGCCCGCGTCGGAAC
This genomic interval carries:
- a CDS encoding SDR family oxidoreductase; translation: MKQRTFLITGASKGIGRALSEMLAAQGHRVVGVARSANDPSFPGELVAIDLADREATEAGLAALVARYDFDGVVNNVALVRPQRLGEVDLDELDLTFRVNLHPTVQAVQALLPGMRERGWGRIVNISSLTILGMVERTAYAAAKSAMVSFTRSWGLELARTGITVNAVAPGPTETVLFRENNPPGSEGEQRYLASVPMHRFGKPEEIAATIAFLLGDEASFMTGQTLFVDGGASIGKLPF
- a CDS encoding SDR family oxidoreductase yields the protein MRIFLTGATGFIGSRIVPELLAAGHQVLGMTRSDAGAAWLNAAGAEAHRATLEDVDSIRAGAANADAVIHTAFDHDFSNFVANCEKDRRVIAALGSVLKGSNRPLLITSGTGLGQGPDHGIAREDIVNFQHPNPRVASEQEGQAQLEAGVNVGVVRLPQVHDTKKQGLISPFIEISRAQGLVGYVGEGRNRWPAAHVDDVAHLYRLAVERAEPGARYNAVDEEGVVVRDIATVIAEGLNLPLKSLTPEEAQAHFGWLAMFTSLDLTASSKLTRERLNWTPKGVSMLEDLRNMDYAAAVA